CATTAAACTACCCGTTTATGATAATGAGAAATACACTCATTCGAATTGTGTTTGCCTTTATACTTTTAACCGGTATAAGCTGGCAAATAGCTGCTCAGATAGTCCCTAACGATGTCTGTTCTGATGCGTTGCCATTTCCTCCTTTGGTCTCCAATGTAACCACTTGTTTGAACGGTACCAATATTGGTGCAAACGGTGAATTGCCCTATATCAATCAGGGTTATTGTTTAGGAGGAGTAGATATGCCTGCTCCCGCAGCCGATATTTGGTACACCTTTACCGCTGTCAGCAACATTCTTGATATTGATATTTCTTTTGACACCGGAACCATTTCGGTTGCTTTGTATGAAGGAACCTGCGGATCACTCATCGGACGGGAATGTGAAGTTGGGGTTGGCGGCGCACTAAATACTACTTTTGCCCCTGTTGCCCCCGGGGTAGTTTACTTTTTACAAATCAGCGGAGCAGACCTGACCGATCAGGGTGAATTTGGTATTTGTATTGAAAATTATGCAGACAATATTGACGATATCTGTATTTTAGGCCAAACTCTGAATATCTCTCCTCCACCGTTATTGGGAACTTATCCTCCGGGCGAAAACATCAACTTTTGTTTTACCGTTGCCGGTTATAATCAAAATGCTGCCGACTGGTTTCATGGGTTAGTTCCTGTTTTTGGAAACGGTTGGGATGTCAGCACTTTGGGACTTTCTTCCCCTGCAAGTTGTAGCGGCAGCGGAACATGGTCGTGGTATGAACTGGTACAAGGCACAAGCCCCTATGCAGCAACAATTGGCCCGCAAGGCCCCGGTTTTTTCTACGAAACAGCTTCGGGAGGTCCCGGCTTAGACACTAACCCCGGAAACAATTATGGCGACGTAGGAGAACCCGGATGTCCCTGGACATTTTGCTTCAGTATTTCTACGATGGATTGCCCTCCCGGCGAAAACGGCAACGACCTGAGCATTACCTTCCTCAATTTTTCAGATTCTGAAACCGGAAGTTGGGGTGCATTCAGTATTTGTCCCGAAGACCCCGAATATACCTTTAAGGCTTTGTTGGCTTGTTGCGCTGCTCCCGAAATGACAGGCGTTAATCCCACATGCGCCAACCCCAACGGAGGCTCTGTTACCGCAACCCCAACTGCAGGAACTCCTCCCTATGTTTGGGAATGGAGTAACGGATTTGTAGAAGAAAACAGCGGTGCTTCAACCATCAGCAATTTGCCCGAAGGGTTCTATTCAGTAACAGTAACTGACGACACGGGTTGTTCTGTAGCCGCATCTTTTACTTTGATTGAACAAAGTGTTGGTTTCAGTTTGCAAATCCCTGTTAGTGTAGAAGGTTGCGGAGGTTGTGAAGTTAGTCCGGACAGTCCCGGAGCTATCAATATCGTCAATATGGCAGATGGAACCGTTTTTGCAACGGTTAGCATCAACTCCTGCCCGGGCATTATCAACATTTGTTTGCCGGAAACCGGTGCTTTTGGTTTAACTTACAACAGTCAAACCATTGAAAATGCAGTCGTTGAAGGTGCGCTTACCGCTCCGTTATTTGTATTTAACACCGGCTCACCTTCTTTTGCAGGAACTATGAATTCAGATACCCAAATCGTCTGTAATGGTTTGAATGCAGTTATCAGCAATAACGGTGATGAAATTCTTGACAACGGTGCTATCTTAACCTATGCCTTATACAGCAATCCTGCAAATGTTGCCGGATCAATCCTGGCTCATAACCCTGCCGGTGTATTCTCAGGAGACGGATTAACCCCCAATATTCCTTATTATGTTTCGGCAATTGCCGGACCCGAAGGCACTACCGCCGGATTACCCGATTTATCAAGCGCTTGTACCGATATTTCATCTGCAATGCCCGTTGTTTTCCTCACCCCGGTAAATATCCTGATCAATGAATTTTGTGATTGGCTAACCGGCGATTATCATGTTACACTTTATGTTACCGGAGGATATCCTTCTTACGACAATACCGCAACATATACTATTGTAGGGGATTACAACGACCCGCAGTTACCTGTTGGACAAAGTGTGGAAATCATTTTTATTGAAGGCTCAACCACGGCTTACAGTTTTGAGGTAACCTCTGACGGTTTTGGTTGTTCCGGCAGCAGTGCCGATGAACCCTTTATTTGCTACAAAACGCCTATCGAACTGCTGAGTTTTACAGGACGTGTACTACCCGAAGGTAATCAATTGCTTTGGAATACAGCAACCGAAATTAACAACGATTACTTTACGCTCGAACGCTCAAAAGACGGAATAACTTTTGAAGTTATAGGCACAGTTCAAAGTCAGGGCAACAGCATTATGGTTCAGTCTTACGAATTTTTAGACAAAACCGCCCCTGCAGGAATTAGTTATTATCGTTTGAGCGATACAGATTTTAACGGAGTTCGCACTTATGCAGGCAATATTGTTTCGCTTAACCGCAATGCAACAGGTTTGTCAATTGTTCAAATTAACCCCGTTCCTGCTCAGGATAGAGTGAATGTCACTTTTAGCGCATCAGGTAACGAATCAATGACCCTGCAACTCTTTAATGTTGCCGGACAATTGGTTCACAATCAGGAAATTGAAACTACCAACGGGTTAAACCAACTTCAGCTTGATGTCAATGCCTATCCGGATGGCATGTACCTGATTTCGCTGCAAAGCGCTTCGGGTATTGTTACTGCCAAATTAGTGGTAGAGTAAAGTTACGGTTTACCGCTTGCTTTAGATTTAATATAACAGACTATGTCGGATAATCAGCACAATAATCTTGTCCTATTTTCCGGCATAGTCTTTCAATCAAAATAATAATCCGACTGACATAAGATTTAATTAAAACACTTTTTCCCTAATCCCAAATTTGATCAGCAATGAAATACATCAATGCAGCTATCCTGTCTAAATTGGCAGTATTTAGTATGTTTGCAATATATGCCTTTGTTTATTGCCACGCTCAAACAGGCAGTTTAATCCGGTTGAATGATTCCGGCAGATTTCCGGAAATGGAGCAGTTGACAATTAAAGATTTCAAAACCTCTGCAAAGGCAAAATTCAGCAGCCAAAGTATTGGCACAACAGAGGTGGAACAGGCATTTAAAGGTGCAGGTGGTGGTTGTACGACTATTGCAGATCCTGATTTTGTATATAGTCCTGCAAACTTGACTTCAATTACCGGTGCTCCTAATCCGCTTTGCGGGCCATTAGGTACTACATATAGTTCTACTTTTTTTCAGGCTAATGGCGGAACTTTTGACTGGCAGGTTTGGGGCGGAGAGGTTTATCAGTTCAACCTAATTGGCGGAAATACTTATACCATGTCTATTTGTGGAGGTGCCGGTGGATGGACTCCTGAATTTACCGTTGTAGGTCCGGGAAATATTACTATATCTACAGCCACCAATTGTACCATTACATTCACTGCTTCGCAAAGCGGAGTTCATAATGTCTTCATTACTCCTGTAGGTGCCTGTGGAACTTTAGTACAACAGGACAACGGACATTTAGTGATTACCCTCACAAATGCAACAAACTGTACTCCCAGCACATGTGGAAACACTGTTTGTGATACCGCTTCCGGAGAATCTTATTGCAACTGCCCGGGAGATTGCCCCTGTACCATCAGCGGAACGTATGTGGACTTTAGCCCAACAACCGGAAATCCTGTAACAAGTGTTACCCCTGCTGCTTTTTGTGAAAACTTCGTAACCGGTTTTCCCAATCCGGCAGTTCCCGAACATACCATGTTTGTTCCGGTAG
This is a stretch of genomic DNA from Sphingobacteriales bacterium. It encodes these proteins:
- a CDS encoding T9SS type A sorting domain-containing protein; the protein is MRNTLIRIVFAFILLTGISWQIAAQIVPNDVCSDALPFPPLVSNVTTCLNGTNIGANGELPYINQGYCLGGVDMPAPAADIWYTFTAVSNILDIDISFDTGTISVALYEGTCGSLIGRECEVGVGGALNTTFAPVAPGVVYFLQISGADLTDQGEFGICIENYADNIDDICILGQTLNISPPPLLGTYPPGENINFCFTVAGYNQNAADWFHGLVPVFGNGWDVSTLGLSSPASCSGSGTWSWYELVQGTSPYAATIGPQGPGFFYETASGGPGLDTNPGNNYGDVGEPGCPWTFCFSISTMDCPPGENGNDLSITFLNFSDSETGSWGAFSICPEDPEYTFKALLACCAAPEMTGVNPTCANPNGGSVTATPTAGTPPYVWEWSNGFVEENSGASTISNLPEGFYSVTVTDDTGCSVAASFTLIEQSVGFSLQIPVSVEGCGGCEVSPDSPGAINIVNMADGTVFATVSINSCPGIINICLPETGAFGLTYNSQTIENAVVEGALTAPLFVFNTGSPSFAGTMNSDTQIVCNGLNAVISNNGDEILDNGAILTYALYSNPANVAGSILAHNPAGVFSGDGLTPNIPYYVSAIAGPEGTTAGLPDLSSACTDISSAMPVVFLTPVNILINEFCDWLTGDYHVTLYVTGGYPSYDNTATYTIVGDYNDPQLPVGQSVEIIFIEGSTTAYSFEVTSDGFGCSGSSADEPFICYKTPIELLSFTGRVLPEGNQLLWNTATEINNDYFTLERSKDGITFEVIGTVQSQGNSIMVQSYEFLDKTAPAGISYYRLSDTDFNGVRTYAGNIVSLNRNATGLSIVQINPVPAQDRVNVTFSASGNESMTLQLFNVAGQLVHNQEIETTNGLNQLQLDVNAYPDGMYLISLQSASGIVTAKLVVE